In Streptomyces sp. TLI_146, the genomic stretch CGCGCTGGGAGACGACTGGGACGTGGAGGAGCGGACCCGGGCCACCCTGGCCCGCCTGGGCCTGGGCCACATCGGCCTGGACCGGACCGTCGGCGACATCTCCGGCGGTGAGGCCGTGCTGCTGCGGCTGGCCGCGCTGCTGCTGGCCCGCCCGGCGGTCCTGCTCCTGGACGAGCCCACCAACAACCTCGACCGGGAAGCCCGCACCCGACTGCGCCAGGCCCTCGCCGACTACCGGGGGACGGTCATCGTGGTGACCCACGACCGCGAACTCCTCGAACACGTCGATCAGATCGCCGAACTGCGCGACGGCACCATTCGGACCTACGGCGGAAACCTGACGGCGTACGAGGAGACCGTCGCCGCCGAGCAGGAGACGGCCCAGCAGGCCCATGCCACGGCCCGCGCGGGCGTCGCCCGCCAGCGCCGCGACCTGCTCGCCGCCCAGACCCGCCAGGCGCGCAGCGCCCGTTACGGCAAGCAGGCCTTCGCGGACAACCGCCTGGACAAGGCGGCCGCCGGGACGATGAAGCGTGCGGCACAGGTGTCTCGCGGCAAGCAACAGGCCGTCCACGAGGAGCGGCTGACGCAGGCTCAGGAGCGGCTGACGGCTGCCGAGGAACGCCTGCGCGACGACGACACCATCCGCATCGACCTGCCCGACACGGCCGTGCCCGCCCACCGTACGGTCCTCACCCTGGAGGGCCTGCGGCTGCGCACCGGGCGCACCGTCGGTGACCTGCGCGTGCACGGGCCCGAGCGGATCGCGCTCACCGGCCGCAACGGCACCGGCAAGACGACGCTGTTGCGTACCGTCGCGGGAGAGCTGCCGCCCGCCGAGGGCGGGGCGACCGTCCACGTCCCGCTGCGGTATCTGCCGCAGCGTCTCGACCTGCTGGACGACAACCGCTCGATCTTCGACAACGTCTCCGGCCTCAACCCCCACGCGGTCCCCAACCGCATCCGCGCGCAGCTCGCCCGGTTCCTGTTCAAGGCGCACCGCGCCGACCAGCCGGTCGCCACGCTGTCGGGCGGGGAACGCTTCCGGGCGACCCTCGCGGCCCTCTTGCTGGCCGACCCGGCGCCGCAGTTGCTCTTGCTGGACGAGCCGACCAACAACCTCGACATGGCCAGTACCGGCCAACTCGTCCAGGCCCTCGCGGGCTATCGGGGCGCGCTGATCGTCGCCAGCCACGACGAGCACTTCCTGTCGCAGATCGGTATCACCCGCTGGCTGTGTCTGGATCCCGCGGCGGACCCACGCGCCCCTGGTCGGCAGG encodes the following:
- a CDS encoding ABC-F family ATP-binding cassette domain-containing protein; the encoded protein is MTTHLSAPVLCTGLTFTWPDGTSVLKDLTWTAGDGRTGLIGINGTGKSTLLKLAAGRLTPAAGSVRVTGEPGYLSQDLTLDASLPVDVVLGVAEARAALHAIESGDADERHFTALGDDWDVEERTRATLARLGLGHIGLDRTVGDISGGEAVLLRLAALLLARPAVLLLDEPTNNLDREARTRLRQALADYRGTVIVVTHDRELLEHVDQIAELRDGTIRTYGGNLTAYEETVAAEQETAQQAHATARAGVARQRRDLLAAQTRQARSARYGKQAFADNRLDKAAAGTMKRAAQVSRGKQQAVHEERLTQAQERLTAAEERLRDDDTIRIDLPDTAVPAHRTVLTLEGLRLRTGRTVGDLRVHGPERIALTGRNGTGKTTLLRTVAGELPPAEGGATVHVPLRYLPQRLDLLDDNRSIFDNVSGLNPHAVPNRIRAQLARFLFKAHRADQPVATLSGGERFRATLAALLLADPAPQLLLLDEPTNNLDMASTGQLVQALAGYRGALIVASHDEHFLSQIGITRWLCLDPAADPRAPGRQAGEA